The DNA segment GTCTGGTTTTTTCCTTGGTATGACATTGCGTCAAACGTACCGTTATTCATGCGGATAATGTATATGAAATGTCAGTAAATTAGTGGGAAAGAAACATCTATAAATACCAAATTCAGATGAAAGTGAGAATTTTTCGTTTATGTCAGGGTGAGTGCGTAAATGAGTGAGTCAGCAAgcgagtttatttatttattagtttaTTGTAATGATACCCAAATACAAATACAGGCAGCTCGCCTCCATGCTGTCACAGTGcggtgtgtggagtttgcatgttttccccgtgcctgcgtgggtttcctccgggtacTTCGGGTTCCGACCACATTCCCAAaaaatgcatggtaggccgattgaccactccaaattgcccctaggtgtgagtgcggatggttgttcgtgtctgtgtgccctgcgatatgCTGGTAACCAGTTCGACCAACTACCCAGAGAGTGCTGAAATCGACTCAGTGCACCCGTGACCCTTGTGAGGACAAAGTGGCTCAGAAAATGGATTTATTCCACCCTAATCCAACAAGGGTTTGAAGCAAACAATCTCGTGCCGCCAGTCGCCAGACCTTCTTTTTACATGTGGGTAAACAACTTAATGCGTATACTGTAAGTAGTAAGACTTTAAGACAGTCATAATGTTTATGGACAACATCTACGAATTTCATAGAGCTTCTGCAGACACTTGGGAGCTTCAGCCTAAAAAAACAAGTCTTCAGAGTAAACACTGCAACATAATTTTAACAATCCTCATCAGGATACTGTGGCTTCTCCCTTAACTCGAAACACAAGTGCTCCGACCCAAAAATAGAAGTGGGTTGAAATACATGGAACATTGCTCTGTCCCCAATAATGTGGATTAGGCTCACCCTAATTGAACTCGGAGCCAGACTCCCACTCAATCTGTCTTCCAGTGACGCAAAATGACGAGTCACCGAAATGGAGTGGTAAGAGTAGCATACAAAACAAACCCTGCCTTTCCTGTTTATGATTGTGAACTGAGCACTTCTAAAAATAATagcaaaaaaagttgaaaaggCCAGGATTGCGGTAATGGCATTTATAAAGTAATTAGTCTCTCCCAGTGAGCTGTAAAACATTGTTGTCTTCAGGGTGGGGTACAAATAGCATAAGTACAATGTTGTAAAATGCTAAAGTGACAAACTGCAGAGTTCAAGATACCCCATGAGCAAGCCACCGTTCactgtagattttttttattttatttaaaatgtttgGGATCCTTTCTTTCACTGTagatttttaaattgtatttgaaATGTTTGGGTTCCTTTCTTTCAAGCTCACTGACTGCGAATGTGTATTCCTGTAATCTTCTTTAAAGAAAATAGGGGTGAAAAAATTGCCAACATTTACCAAACACTgccagggtgtgtagacttatgGGCACGACTACATTGAAGGCTTTTAAGTCAGCCAAAATTATATGATATAGTTTTGAATTAAACAATACTTTACGTACGCAGTTAACCCGCAGTTAACCCGCAGTTAACCCTGTAAATCAGACAAATGTCAGCCGCATCTTTGAGCTTACAGAAAATTCTGTGTACAGTAAATGACATGGTTTATAATTGAGAATGCCATCATTTCTTCAGTGGATAGTTTCCTTAAATGTTTCCGCGTCCCCATATTTCACGTTGTAGCCTTGACAGGGGGAACATTTTATGAGACACTtcataaaaaaaagtttcattccCAACTCACTACAGGTGTCACACTAAAGACCGCTGAAATGCGCATCTTAGGTGTGAACAAAAAACACCGAAGGAACTATGCCAGACAGACATGGGCCATTTAACTTTGACTAGACGTCGCTATATACAGTACACTCCCCAGTGTCCATGAAAGCAGTGGTTTTGACTGTGTGGCATTCTCTCCAGCACAGGAAAGTGTAGTATAGTGTAAACAATCCAATTATACAAGACAAATCACTTTCCTCAGGTTTTATTTGAGCACACTGTGAAAATTATTGGATGATTTTTTGCTGAATTTGAAATCTTTTTGGATACCTTTCGCGAGAACCCGTGCTGTTAGGCCTTATAAAACCAAAGTTACGcaaattttttttcctaacCCAGTTTTGTCCCAATTTTGGATGGTGGTGGTAGATGAGTTCTGTTTTCTGAAACAAATGTCATTGCAATTAACATGGAAGTCTGCCAAACAGTGGTTTCTGTTTCCGCTCCTTTATTTCGCGTGTGTAATCCACCAATACACTAAGTTCAAACCGAAAATTAATATTAACCTGAATATTTACCGTAAGTTAAGTGGATGTGAATAGTTAATTAGCCAGCTATTGAGCTTTAAATGTTttaaatttgcaaaaaaaagtaaatgtaaGCCTTTGTAAAGCTCTTTGGTGGCCACCATATGGTAGTGATACTCTTGAGGGGCTCAAAGTCGAGCCAAGATGTGAAAGTACCTTTGTTTTTCGTTGTACTGTTAAGTGGTCaacttctttttacactttTATGAAAAATGTTACTAAGCTTCCTCAAGTTTTGACTAATCTGTTCATTTATTTTGCTTAATGGTGACAGCTCAACCCTGGAACAATGTGCATGATCACCAGAGAGTGCAAGGAGTATTCTTAAGACCAAGAAACACACTTCCAAATTTCCAACCTGACTGTGATTTCAGTTTCCAGTGATGagttaaaaagatttttgaggTACACTTGACTGTACATCTAAATAGTAGCATTTTAGTTTTATGGTTAAGATAGTTACCCAGAGAATGATCATGCAAGGCCTACATTACCAACAACATTAAAGGTTACCATATtcctgaaataaaatatattaaggCCCAAAACAGAGAACAGTCTTGCACATGATTTAGTAAATGAGCAGTTATAAACAACATTACAAGAGACCAGACACTGGCGTGCAACACACACTTAGGTGTCCTAGTCAGAGACCAAATGAGACAAGACCTGTCACGTCTCCTCACTGTGAAAGCAGACATTGTTGACTCACTGTAGTCTAGGGGCTCTTTGCCTGCGTCCCACCACAGCTATGCACTTGTCTGACCAGAGCCTCGGAGCAAGGCTGCGCAGACTTACACTTGTCCACAGAAGCATGCAACCATTACACAAAGAGACGCGTGTTGAGGCATAGACACGCTTTCTCCAGGTCTCTGGTCTGCTCTTTTATTTGCTCATCAGTCAAAACAATCTACAAAAAAAGGATAAAAACGTGTACTTTAAGGCTTTTATTGCATGGTTAAATTTCTAACCTGTTTCTTTCATTGTATTTGAGGTAAGTTGACCGTTTCAACCTCTCTTCGCATATCCTCCGACGTGACCAAAATCCATTTTTGGGCTTCTATATTGAGGGGATGTGCATATTGTGGTTTAAGGGCAAAGGGATTCGCAAGTATAATGTGAAACTTGGGAATGGCTTCTGATGATATGTGTCTGCACTTTCAGAGCACTGTGCTATAGAGCACTTAAACAGTGCCAAGGCAGGATTTGCTTTATCTACGTACACCATATGGCACCTCACGTAGATTGCAGGGTCCATAGGGGGCAAATTagggttcagtgtcttgcttTCAACATGGTCACAAGGCTTGAGGATCAAACTTCCATCTTTTGGGTTGAGAGACAACCACTTAAGGCCATGCCACCCCATGCCGCTGAAATATGCGCAACATAGATTGATTTACAGGGAACaacaattaaaaattaaaagttAAAGACTAAAAATTCATTTTCAGGGCACACTTTTCAGGAAAAAGCAAATATCATAGGATAGGCTGGCTTATTTCATATTGCGTAAAGATGTACAGTGCTGCTTGGTGCAGCAACAACTAGTTAGCTCTGACTACACACACTCCTGCACTGAGGACACATCAGGCAACACACATTACCTATGCGAAGCCATAAAAGTGTAGCCACCCACAGTCAGACAGACAGTTTGGGAAACACATAACCGGTGTctcaccacaaacacacacttgcaaaCAGCATACCCCGCCATTCACCGATCCTGTTTACTTGTGACCATCACCGCTCGACTGCAGTCAAGCCATCATTCCATAGATTCCTATGTAATAGCATGGTATTTTATGTGCTTTGTGAAGAGCCATTTCTTCTCTTCAAAGGAAGCTCTCAACTGAGTATTTCCTCCACAAATactcaataataaaaaaaagtgaaagacgGCAAAATTTACTGATAAAAGTCAAGTTAAAGCAAATGAGCTTCcgcaaaatcaaaatataataaaagGTTTGTTTTTGTGAAAATGGGCACACTACGAAGACAATCAAATAATCTTTGACGTCAAGCTTGTTTGTGCAAGAGTGCCATCTACAGACCATCGACAATTTTTCAGTTTGCCCCACAAACCTCTTCCTCCAAGTCAACTTCCATTCCAATGCCTTATTGTCAAGGATTGTCTTACATAACAATCGTTAACAAAGGATTCACTCTGCATTTGTTTGACGTAGAAGAGAAAATGGTGCTCTGCCTAGAGATAATCACAGTATTTACTGGTGTGGGTTCCTCCCACAAACTAGGTCAATGCGAACTCTAAAATGTCTATGATTTATGTTTATTTGTATTATGAGTGTCATGTCCTGTTTCTTTGTTCTTCTATTTTGATTGAGTTGCCTCAGTCTCCTTGGTAAATGCATCTCACATGGTGTCAGTGACTACTGCATTTaagacaggggtgtcaaactaatttttttcgcgggccacatcgtaatcatagcttctttcggagggccattatgactgtcaacccaaataaatgtatgagcacctcatattgtatacagtaaaagctacaaaagaaactgacaaataactcattttcaaatcagatgagtaaaaactggtcaaatattaaaaaaaaaagatattattgaaagtgaagacaatttggaatTCTAGTAATATCACACGAATTTgatacacaatttgtcttcgcgggccacatataatgatgtggtgggctgtatctggcccccaggccttgagtttgacacctgagaCATCAGAAGACTGTTCTGGGGTCCACAAATGGGCATTTTCCCCTCTTGAACAGAATAACTGAGCAAACATGTTACTCGTGAACTCAATTGTTCATGTCTTAATTGTATATTTTATTTAGTGGCCTGTTTGCTCTAGAGTGGATAATTATTTGTGCGTTTAACATATTTGACGAATAAAGCTGATGAGTGGGCGTGCTGGAAATTCACATCACTAACATGGGCAAATATGGTATGTTGGAATTATAAAGGAATGATGCCTGTCAATTAATTTGTAGTTATTAATGCAGTAGTCATAACAGATCAGTGGTCGGGATTAGAACGTTACAGGCGCTCAAACCTTTTTCACCAATAATACGTATTATTCAGTACATAGTAGAGGAGGAAGAGcaagtatttttattattattattttttttaatgcacacCGTCATCGCGGGAATCGAACTCATGGTGTCTGCAGACAAGACGGGCGAGTgtacccctacaccatcagcgaccCCCAGGTCAGGGCGGAAGTGGAATTGTTGCGTAAATATGGTTACGTCATCATTCAGCGACACGCCCAACAGCTGACATTTCAATGACAGTTTGCTTGcattttctttgctttgtttgATCATTCGGATGGTAGGACTACAAAACAGGGTAGCATGCAAAGAACCGTATACAGAGTTTTTAATGGCTGGACAAACAGGGGCGTCCCATTGATTGCACAATGCAGCTCAAAAAGCAGAGGTAATACCAAATTTAGAGTGAACTGCTAAAATGCTAGCTAtgctaaaacaaaacaacttaatGTACTGTAGCCTGATGTCTGGTTTTAATATCGATTGCTATTTTCGGCGTAAGTGTAAGCTAAAGGTGCGTCACGTGGGGAAGAAACTTTCATAAGTTTCCACCCTAGAACGGAGATAATTTATGAGCGAATCTGTGAGCATATCCTCCTTTTTTTAGCCTTGAACTCTGAGTGTCGCAATGATGCCCATCTATTCCTTCTTAAATCTTATTGCAGCGTCCTTGTGGAGCTCACGTGATTACAGCGTGGTGCCGACTCCACTTGACAGGGAAGAGAAGGAGATGCTTGACCGCATCCTACGTGTAGACCATGCAGGTGAATATGGTGCCAATCGCATCTACGCCGGCCAGATGGCAGTGTTGGGCAGGTCTAGTACTGGACCTCTCATCCAAGTAAGAAAAGAATCTGTCCTCGACCTCGTGATACAATCTACTTGTGAATAAAGATGGAACATTCTATTTCACAATTTATATGACCAAAATTGCCAATCAGTAttgtcatgcaaaaaaaatcacagacacATGCTCGGAAAACATTACGTTTTattatgcatgcatgcatggaaaaaaaaatccagatgtCACAATACAATATTATCATTACATGAACCTTGTGATATGAAATTTATTGATATTGTATATGTATAATGAGGAAAGTGGCTATATAAAAATAGATACTGTGTAAAAAGTCACAATGATTTTGTGAGATTCTGTTTCTTACATTCATTACAGGAAATGTGGGATCAAGAAAAAAAGCATCTTGAGAAATTTAATGAAATACTTGCTGAGAGCAGAGTCCGGCCAACTGCACTGCTACCACTTTGGAACATTGCTGGCTATTTATTAGGTTGGTACAAAATGTAAaagtaaaacaggaggcaaaataacatttaaCAAAAAGTTTGATTGCATGTATGTAAAGTTGTATGTGCTGTAATGTCTTCATCGTTGTGTGTTTCATCATATTTTATTCTAAAGGTGTTCTATAATGCTCATCTTGTATTTGTTAAGTTTGTGAATTATGCTTGCAGTAAAGTTATAATAATATTCTCCTTAAATCTAAACTCTTCTATAGGGGCATCCACTGCAATGTTGGGTAAGGAGGCGGCCATGGCCTGCACTGTGGCAGTGGAGGAGAGCATCTCTGAGCACTACAACAGCCAGATAAGAACTCTGATGGAGAAGGATCCTGAGCGATATACTGAACTATTAAAAGTGAGTGCTCTCTTATCATATGCCGCTGTCTGCCACAGATATTCATTTGTCCAGAGAACACAggccactgtttttttttttttttttttttattgctttcaaATTTACTGTTAATATTATATATGAAGTGCTAATAATCTCACCCGGACCTTGTTAAACCAGAGTTTGTGTGTGAACACATGACGTCTAAACTGTGAGGCATTCACGGACATTCACCCTGCCACCAATTTAACATGTATAAAAttgaattaaatacaaatgctGTAAATACAGTTTGACACAAACATATTCATTACTTTATAAGCAAATGCTTGTTTATGGGTCTATGgtctttttttatgtttagCCAAAATGGCTGTCACATATGTCTCGCAATTCAGGTTGCGGTTTGAAATCCCAGCTCTGTCCTTCCtttgtggaatttgcatgtGCTTTCTCAGAACTTTAAGGTCAGACTGACTGGACTGTTTGCTTTCACTACTAAAACCAACTTaatgaatttaatttaaattcatTCAGCGGTTAATTTAATAAGGCATAAATTTTTCCAAATTGTAGTTGTAGTTTTTCACAATTCTTAGGCCTTTTTTTATGACCTTGGCGATTTGttttaatcatttaaatttAGCATTGTTTTTAAGTACACTCCTGTATGTGGTGTTTTAGATTTAGATTTAGAagaaatgtttattttcattttacatgGACCTTAAAGTTCGTACCATTATATACTGTAGAGACATGTTTTTAGTCCATTCGAACAGCAGGTGGCAGTACTATCTTCTCTGCCAGCTGTGCAATTGATTGAGGAATTGTGGCGGACAAACAGATCAATAACAGATGGGAAAAACGTTACAGCGTTttaaggaggagcagtggcagGCCACAACGAATAACTCAGATTATCGGTAGTATCAAACAACATTATTTGCCCCTCCCTCTCCcgttaatttttttaatatttcttaTTTCTGCAATTGTCTGTTGTTGTTGAAGCCAAAATTAATCCACGCTGGAGATTCTACTGACGCTGGGgcttttgcagattttttttgtctcctgaTGAGGTTCGTTGTGTTTATTTAGATTATAAAAGAGTTCCGAGATGATGAGATGGAGCATCACGATCTAGGACTGGAGCATGATGCTGAATCAGTAAGTATGTTGGAACAGAAATGGCAGTGCATGTAAAAAACagtggatgtaaaaaaaaatctacacgtCCCTGTTCAAATTCCAGGTTTTTGTGATATAATAAAATGATACcaagaaaaaacatttaaaaactttTATCATCATGAAATGTATCTGTATGTACAACTCCATTATAAAAatcatatataaaaaatatgaaaCCTTTTACAGAGAGGAAATGTAAGATGAGATGTAGTTGCATAAGTGTACACACCCTCTTATAACTCGGGATGTGTGTGTTCAGAATTAACCAATCACGTTCGAACTCATGTTAAATAGGAGTAAGCACACACATGCCACCATTTGAAGTGTTTCTAATTAATCCCAAATAAATTCAGCTATTCCAGTAAGGGTTTACTTTTTGCATTCACATCTTATAGCAGAAACCAGCTGAGCCCTTTTGCAAAAACACACTTGAATTCATCCACATGTATGTGGGAACATTTATTTGATCAAACCAAGGTTGGCATGAAACCAAGGTGTAATTCTTGGAGGTATGTTAGGTCCAAATACAACACCACTCACAACCAAAAGATCTCCAACAGTGAAATGCAGTGGTGGTTGGAGCATGCTTTGGGACAACTTTCATAAGCTGGAACTTGGGACTTAGTCAAAATAAAATTCTGAACTGTTTTAAATACCGATCTGTGGTGAGACAATCTTGTAGAAGCGtaaatgtgttcaaatattgATGAGGTACACTGATAGATTCTGACCTCAAATGGCTGAGTGCTTCAATCAAAGTCAAAGGTGCTGTAACAAAGTATTAGTTTGAGGGTGTGCGCACTTGGAAACAGGTTattgtatttgttatttttcttaAAAGATATTTGTTTCAAATGAGTTATAGGTTATAGGTCCCTTGAAAATTCAAAAGATGAGTTTTGAAGTTACttattaatttatttccatCACAAAAAAGAGTTTATTTTGttcaacattgaaaaaaaatctgccaataGGTAAATCCATGGATGTCCACTCATAATTGATTTTGTTGGGCTTCTGAATTTGGTGATATTGGTCATTTGGTCATCACTATCCTTTTGTCTTAGGTACCGGGATACTGGCTACTTAAAAATGTCATCCAGCTCGGGTGCAAAGGTGCAATTTATGCTTCTCAACGTGTGTAACTTTGTATGaaaataaaagtaataaaaTGAATTAATACTTGGACTGTTTTTTTGCAGTTATGTACATCTTGGGATTTTCTGCATTTCTGAATGGGTCATAAAATGTGATCTGATCTTCACATTAATCACAAAAATAAAGACAGTTTTCTTAAATTGATACTACACTAACAATTTCATTGTTTTTGCTGAACATAACTTGTAAAACACGTTATGGAAAAGGTATGTGAACCAATGGTATGAATAACCTTAACTAAACATTTCCTGTAGTTGCAGATCAGACCAGCATAACAAACGGAAGGAATTTCAGAACATTCCTCATGATAAAACTCTTTCAGTTCAGCAATTCTTGGGGTGTCTGGTGTGAATTGCTCTTTTGAGGTCGAACACAAGCAGCCCAATCGGATTGGGGTCACGACTCACACTATTGTGATGTCCAGTCAAAGATGAACATTTTCAGGCCCAACGTCTTGCATTCCATTGGCTTTACTTTTCTTGGTTATGGTACAATTTGCTGCAAGCTTTTATATACTAGGTCAAATAGCATGCAAAGTTAGGATGAATGAATGCTCACCTCTCCTTTTAGGTCCTTGATTTGTTTACAGCATGTGTTTATTCTCAGCAGAAGGGTCTCAAGAGCTGAGTTGTAGTCCCAGTTTgtaacctttgatctattttctTGTGCATGAGTTCAGAGCAGTTATTTTAACAGAGGTGGATTGCACATCAGATCTGACCTTGAGGGTCATCAGGTCACATGACCCCCATTTCCTAAAAATAACCACTTCTTCACTGTCCAGCCTTTTATGCAACACAAACAATGGCAGGCTTGTTGTAATGACTAATGTGAATGGTTGAAATACGCAACAGAATAGGATTTTCCATTTGGTTAAATGGAATACCAGAGCTTGGATCATCTGAAGGCAGTTAATCAATTCATCTTCCTGAAGGAGAGGAAGGTCAACTCCTGAATGAACTGAATTTTATCATCATACAAACACGTGTagcagcaataataataataatgagattTTTCTACATTCTAAAAGCCATGATTTGTTTGATATGTCCTTGTAAAATTGTACAACGAGATGATCTTTATGATGATTATCTTTGACCATCATTCATAGTGCTCAGTTTTACACAAGATGCACCTGCTTAAACAAGAACGTGTACGTAAATGCAATGGCTCTCCATGTGTTGCACTGCTAAATAAAATCACTTACTAGAAGTAATTTGTGAATGAATCCAGATCAGCATTATTCTGCCTTCATCCTGAGTTTGTGTGTGAATTGTCAGCATTCCTGTATTACCTTGCCTTCAAAGGAATCTTTGGATTTTGGCAACAGGGAATTagaaaatgcaataaaat comes from the Syngnathus scovelli strain Florida chromosome 5, RoL_Ssco_1.2, whole genome shotgun sequence genome and includes:
- the coq7 gene encoding 5-demethoxyubiquinone hydroxylase, mitochondrial codes for the protein MQRTVYRVFNGWTNRGVPLIAQCSSKSRASLWSSRDYSVVPTPLDREEKEMLDRILRVDHAGEYGANRIYAGQMAVLGRSSTGPLIQEMWDQEKKHLEKFNEILAESRVRPTALLPLWNIAGYLLGASTAMLGKEAAMACTVAVEESISEHYNSQIRTLMEKDPERYTELLKIIKEFRDDEMEHHDLGLEHDAESVPGYWLLKNVIQLGCKGAIYASQRV